The Chitinophagales bacterium genomic sequence GCCCACATTGGAATGTACACCGGCAAACCAGCGTTGCTCCAGCACTTGCTGAATGTTCAACTCTTTTACTTTGGCGCTTTGTTGCCACAAGGTGGGTTTAAAAGTGCTGCGCCGTTCATCCAGTGCCAGCGCCTGGTAGGCATAGTCAACCGTACTGCTGAGCGTAGTATCATGAAACTGAAACTTCCTCAGGTTGCGCATCTGAAACCAGCGGAGCGGCAATCCCAATGAACCTACCGTATCCCATACGCCGATAAACTTGATATGTGGCATGGGAAGAAAGCTGTTGGATGTCTTAAACTTCACGGCAGCAGGGTCATCAGGCCCCACTGCATGATTACGGTATAAAGCATATGCATCGGCAATTAGATCAAGGTCGTTTTTGCGGATGATGCCTGCCTTGCGGATCAGTCCTGCCAGGCTGCGTGCCGTATAGGCTCCCCTGCTGAATCCAAACACAAAAATCTCATCGCCCGCTTCATAGTTCCAGCAGATAAATTTGTACACGTCCTGGATATTCGTGTCAATGCCTTTGCCTGTTGCTCCGCTGATAGACCGGGCAAAAAAATTCCCTTCCGCGCCAATCCCTGCATCATAGTATCGAAGCTGAGCTACACCGTTATCATCACGTTGCAACACATAGTCAAAGAGCTTCTGCACATTGGTACGTATCTTTTTTCCCTTCACCGTGGCATTGGGCCTGTTCCAGGTGCCGTCACTGCATGTTACAATTCTCTTCATCAGCAATCGAAGTTGTTTTTCAGTAGCAACCATCCCGGTTTTCACGGATTCATCAATCAACAGCTCTTTCAACCGGTTGCGGGTAAAATACAATGGCCATCATACAATTTGGTAAACCTGTGTGATGTATTCGCGACTGGCCGTTGCAGATTGCCGGTCGTTTCATGCCGGCATCTCCACCATCAGGAGAAGCGTTCTATTCAATTCCCGTCATTGCGAAGAGAAGCTTGCAATAGCGGATTACTTGCGCATTCCATGCTACATAAAAAACATGAAGCACAAGCTATAGCCCGGCACTATTCAAATCTTCAGCAAGGCGCTCATTTTTTTAAACAGGGCGATACGTTCCTCCAGGCCGTTAACACCACCGTTAATTTTGCGGGTAATTGCTTCATTGGGCTTGCAGGTGTAATCGTACCATTTTTTCACTTTGTCAAATCTCCGGATGGTTACATTCTGATCCGGAGGCAGGCAAAGCCGATTCAGGTCTTTTGAAGCCCAGTATATCATGGCGGAGAGCGTCGCCCATTTCGGTATGCTCAGCAGCCCGGGGTTTTTTACGGCACCATCGCCTTTAAACAAAGCGGCTTCCGCCGGCGTCAGGAAATCCAGTTTCAGCAAGGCCTCATTGGCGAGATGATGATTGGTGCGGCCGGTGGTTTGCAAAGCGCCATGTCCTTTAAACTTTACGCCATCACCTTTATAAAGATTCCCCAGATCTTTGCGGCCTTCATATTTCTCACCACTGGCATATTCTTCAAAAGCATTAAACTGATCGCATTCATGACCTACCTGTGAAAAAAAATAAGCAACCTCCAGCGGTGCATCAATGCCGAAGTAATCAGCAAAGTTGTTGTAGCATTCAACAAAGCCATTCAGGTTCTCCATTTTTTTAACCTTGCCGATTTTGGGATTTACTTTTGGAAATACCGTCTGCACAGCGGCGGGATCTAACTGTATTTTTGCTATGTATGAAGTCGTCATCAGCTTAAATTTTATCGTTTGTTCAAATATAATTGTTTTTGGCATCCTGCCTGCCTGTTATTAAACCGGAGTGCGGCAAGCGCTAATAAGCAGCCGTTCCTGATACTTCCATAATAAAGAATGCCCGCCCGTAAGATGGTATTACGTTAGGGCATGGTATCCTTTGCTGCAATGAACGACGATCCTATTTCTCTTCGTCCTTTTTGGAAGTAAAAATGCCAGACAGTTTTTCCTTTACATCTGCCATGATGCCTTCCGTTTTTTCACGTACCTCCTCCATCACAACTTCTGCCTTGTCGCGCAATTCACCGGCCATGGAATTCATTTTCGTCTTCATGCCTTCTGTCAGTGTTCCGCCATTCACCAGGTTATCAATCTGGTCTTTAAAGGTGTCAGGTAAACGATCTTTTACATAAGCAGAAACCGTTTCAATGGATTTCCGGGCCTGCTCTTCGGTGATGCCGGCGGCAGTGGTTACTTTTTTAATCAGCTCATCCATAATGTTTTTTTTAACGAAGTTAAAATTAGTGTATTGTAACCTTATTATTGATGACATGCTAAAATTCATCTACGCTGTGATTGGTGCAGCAATGCAATATTTGCTTACCCTGCTTGTCAGCATTTAAGGCTGAAACATTAACTACCGGACTTATCTTATTACTGCATAGATCGCATGGAATGAGTAACACCTGATGCTGTTCAAAACCGGATTCTTCTCCTTTCATACGGGGCATATCGGTTAAAGAAGACATTGAAGCCTACACCGGCAGCCACCCTGATCTCATCAAGATGAAAGCTTTCCGGTGATTCAGGAAAATAGGTGCCATGTACATAGCCTATGCTCCCATAAATATGCAGGTTATTGAAAAGGTAATATGCGAGTCCGCCGTTTATGGCAATGATCGGTTCCACGCCGGTCTCTACAGGAATAGCGGTATTGCCTGATGATAATCCCGGAAAGGCAAGGCCGGGCTGCAGCGACAGGTATGTATCCCATCGTTTATATGGAAAGTGATAAGCGGCACCAATGAGTATGCTGCTGTTTTTCTGCAATTGTCCTTCAAAATTATAGTCAGGCATAAACAGGAAACCATCAATTTTTACAGATACTCTGCGCTCCATAAAATATTCCACGCTGCCATTAAGATAGATATCCTGCACCGGATGGCTGACGAATATACCGCCTGCACCGCCTACACCGCAGGAGAACATGTCGCGTTGTATAAAGGACTTCTTCTTCTTCCCTTGTGCAGCAATGCACAATGGCAAAAAAAGCAGCCATAGCACAATTACCACTGAATTTTTTTCCATAGATCGAGCATCTTGTAATTCATGCTGATGGTGATCATGAATTGACCATCCACACCATTGGCACCTGTAGTGTATGTCGTTTGATCTCCTGAGCTTATCGTTTCAATCTTCGGACCGAAGTGCATCATATATGAGGTACTCACGGTAATATCGGATCGCCACGAAACATTGATGTGCATGCCCATTCCCGCATGTGCCGCGAAATTCCAGCGGCTGGCAGCATTGCTCTTATCAATTGTTTCATGCACTTGTTCAAAGTC encodes the following:
- a CDS encoding DUF2235 domain-containing protein; the protein is MKRIVTCSDGTWNRPNATVKGKKIRTNVQKLFDYVLQRDDNGVAQLRYYDAGIGAEGNFFARSISGATGKGIDTNIQDVYKFICWNYEAGDEIFVFGFSRGAYTARSLAGLIRKAGIIRKNDLDLIADAYALYRNHAVGPDDPAAVKFKTSNSFLPMPHIKFIGVWDTVGSLGLPLRWFQMRNLRKFQFHDTTLSSTVDYAYQALALDERRSTFKPTLWQQSAKVKELNIQQVLEQRWFAGVHSNVGGGYADEGLSDITLDWMIQKAKAAGLYFDEELISRDVKPDPQGQLYNSNKGLFSLFPGYVRPVETETMIDPSVEERKRKVKNYQPENLPVSFT